One window of the Flavobacteriaceae bacterium YJPT1-3 genome contains the following:
- a CDS encoding helicase-related protein: MQIINNQDTLLLDALKQEINSESNISISCNYFTSFALFELIDTLKKANKVEVLLDFKTNEEDDFRFIQSDVEKKLNLQLDRKYRINQVVGLIEDKVQFRKGSVANQNIIIIENDGASQCYIITPQNLDSVSLGTLPAQFPILINALEDKTNQYLNLFQNSWNNSQLLVNDLIIEKLEKGAQNYTGEEIYKYCIREIFHYSTISERADEKLQKVGFKDSKIWSLLYNFQKDAVIGAIEKIETYGGCIIADSVGLGKTFEGLAVMKYYQLRNDRILVLAPKKLRENWTVYRMNDKRNILAEDRLNYDVLNHTDLSRMKGKSGDIDLEMINWGNYDLVVIDESHNFRNNPTKKGLTRYKRLMNDVIKSNIRTKVLMLSATPVNNKMNDLKNQIAFITEGDDEAFLPFGIDSINQVMRDSQRRFTQWYRNGDPDDLDVNSLMESLDGAYFRILDMLTIARSRKHIEKYYDTSNIGKFPTRLEPDTVYPEIDTKKKFKNIGQVYDEISTLTLASYSPLGYVRADKRDYYEAKYDMQTHTGSVFKQVDREQSLIYLMRVNLLKRLESSIHSFKLTTEKLVELVNSNLKQLKDHQNGDTDYDLNITDVDIDDTELEDLLVGGKTKVLIQDMDTIRWRQDLEHDKRILTQLLGNIKLIDVNRDAKLAELKKRISDKVDNQPYNKGNKKAIIFTAFADTAAYMYEELSNWLKTEKRLHSALVTGAGSNKTNMPNCRTDLSSILTNFSPRSKNRKDIFPDEKNEIDILFCTDCISEGQNLQDCDYLVNYDIHWNPVRIIQRFGRIDRIGSINKEIKLVNFFPSMELDQFIDLVGRVQGRMVMLDVSATGEDNVISKSNREMQDLDYRKRQLKQLQNQVLDLEDIDGNISITDMTFNDFKIDLEKSSDQQLEDLNDIPPASYAVVKSNLSEIKEGAIFCLKDTAADDNQKLKNNILYPYFLVYISIDGEKIVTASQTKLALDYFRKLCMGQSSVLTDLVAQFDKETKGNKKMSAFAKALQTAMQEVIGVQEEIGLDSLASRGAINLLSKSIKAEDALELISYLVIKE; this comes from the coding sequence ATGCAAATAATTAATAACCAAGACACTTTACTTCTTGACGCACTGAAGCAAGAAATCAACTCAGAGTCCAATATATCTATAAGCTGTAATTATTTTACATCATTTGCTTTATTTGAGCTGATTGATACCTTAAAAAAAGCCAATAAGGTTGAGGTATTGCTGGACTTCAAAACGAATGAAGAAGATGATTTTAGATTTATTCAGAGTGATGTAGAGAAAAAGCTGAACCTTCAACTAGATAGAAAGTATCGTATTAATCAAGTTGTTGGATTAATTGAAGATAAGGTTCAGTTTCGTAAAGGGAGTGTAGCGAACCAGAACATTATCATAATTGAAAATGATGGTGCTTCTCAATGTTATATAATAACACCTCAAAATTTAGATTCTGTAAGTTTAGGAACACTACCTGCACAATTTCCAATACTCATAAATGCATTGGAAGACAAAACCAACCAATACCTAAATCTATTTCAAAATTCGTGGAATAATAGTCAATTGCTAGTAAATGATTTAATAATTGAGAAACTTGAAAAAGGAGCTCAAAATTATACAGGTGAAGAAATATATAAATACTGCATACGTGAAATATTTCATTATTCAACAATAAGTGAACGAGCAGATGAAAAACTGCAAAAAGTGGGATTTAAAGACTCTAAAATATGGAGTTTGCTATACAATTTCCAGAAGGATGCTGTAATTGGTGCTATTGAAAAAATAGAAACCTATGGAGGATGTATCATTGCAGATTCAGTTGGTTTAGGTAAGACATTTGAAGGGCTTGCAGTGATGAAGTATTATCAACTTCGTAACGATAGAATCTTGGTCTTAGCTCCTAAAAAACTTCGTGAGAACTGGACAGTATACCGGATGAATGATAAGCGTAATATTTTAGCAGAAGACCGCCTCAATTACGATGTACTTAACCATACAGACCTTTCTAGAATGAAAGGAAAATCTGGTGATATCGATTTAGAAATGATTAACTGGGGAAATTATGACTTAGTAGTTATTGACGAATCGCACAACTTCAGGAATAACCCTACTAAAAAAGGTTTGACTCGCTATAAGCGTTTAATGAATGATGTCATCAAGTCTAATATCCGTACGAAGGTATTGATGTTATCTGCTACGCCTGTAAATAATAAAATGAATGACCTGAAGAATCAGATAGCCTTTATAACCGAAGGTGATGATGAAGCATTTCTTCCATTTGGTATCGATAGCATTAATCAAGTAATGCGTGATTCACAGCGTAGATTTACACAGTGGTATAGAAACGGAGACCCAGACGACCTAGATGTGAATTCCTTAATGGAAAGTTTAGATGGTGCCTATTTCAGAATTTTGGATATGCTCACCATCGCAAGGTCAAGAAAACATATTGAAAAGTATTACGACACCAGTAACATAGGTAAGTTTCCAACACGACTGGAGCCAGATACGGTCTATCCCGAAATAGACACCAAGAAAAAGTTCAAAAACATAGGTCAGGTGTATGACGAGATAAGTACCCTTACTTTAGCATCCTACTCACCTTTAGGGTATGTAAGAGCAGATAAGCGTGATTACTATGAGGCTAAATACGATATGCAGACACATACAGGTAGCGTATTTAAGCAAGTAGACCGTGAACAGAGTTTGATATACTTAATGCGTGTTAACCTCTTAAAACGTCTTGAAAGCTCTATTCATTCATTCAAACTGACTACAGAGAAACTTGTGGAGTTAGTTAATTCAAATTTGAAGCAACTCAAAGACCATCAGAACGGAGATACAGATTATGATTTGAATATTACCGATGTAGATATTGACGATACAGAGCTTGAAGATTTATTAGTAGGTGGTAAAACCAAAGTCTTAATTCAAGATATGGATACCATACGATGGAGACAAGATTTAGAGCACGACAAACGTATTTTGACCCAGCTTTTAGGTAATATTAAACTCATCGATGTAAATCGTGATGCTAAGCTCGCTGAGCTAAAAAAACGCATTTCAGATAAAGTAGATAATCAACCTTACAATAAAGGAAATAAGAAGGCCATTATTTTTACTGCTTTTGCAGATACAGCAGCCTATATGTATGAGGAATTAAGTAATTGGCTCAAAACAGAAAAAAGATTACACAGTGCATTGGTCACAGGAGCTGGAAGCAATAAAACCAATATGCCTAATTGTAGAACAGATTTAAGTTCTATCCTTACTAACTTCTCACCACGTTCTAAAAATAGAAAAGATATTTTCCCAGATGAGAAAAACGAGATAGATATTCTTTTCTGTACCGATTGTATTTCTGAAGGTCAAAACCTTCAGGATTGTGACTATCTGGTCAATTACGATATCCACTGGAATCCCGTACGTATCATTCAGCGTTTTGGGCGTATAGACCGTATAGGTTCTATCAACAAAGAAATTAAGTTAGTTAACTTTTTCCCATCTATGGAGCTAGACCAGTTTATTGATTTGGTAGGTCGTGTACAAGGTCGTATGGTAATGCTTGATGTTTCGGCTACTGGAGAAGATAACGTAATTAGCAAGTCTAACCGTGAGATGCAAGACCTCGATTATCGTAAACGTCAACTGAAACAATTACAGAATCAAGTTTTGGATTTAGAAGATATCGATGGAAACATTTCCATTACCGATATGACCTTTAATGATTTTAAAATAGACCTTGAAAAAAGTTCTGACCAGCAACTGGAAGACCTCAACGATATTCCACCAGCTTCTTATGCAGTCGTAAAGTCTAATCTTTCTGAAATAAAGGAAGGTGCTATCTTCTGTTTGAAAGACACAGCAGCAGACGATAACCAAAAATTGAAGAATAATATACTCTACCCTTATTTCCTTGTGTATATAAGTATAGATGGGGAAAAGATTGTGACTGCTTCTCAAACTAAGTTAGCGTTAGACTACTTCCGTAAGTTATGTATGGGGCAGTCTAGTGTACTTACAGATTTGGTAGCGCAATTTGATAAAGAAACAAAAGGGAATAAAAAGATGTCCGCTTTCGCGAAAGCGTTACAAACAGCAATGCAAGAGGTAATAGGTGTACAAGAGGAAATTGGCTTGGATTCTTTAGCTTCTCGTGGTGCAATAAACTTACTAAGCAAAAGCATAAAAGCAGAAGATGCGTTGGAATTAATAAGTTATCTGGTGATTAAAGAATGA
- a CDS encoding helix-turn-helix transcriptional regulator, protein MNRIKLVLEEKGIKQTWLAEKLQKSYNMVNSYVANRRQPSIEVLYQIAELLDVSVKDLLTDNQDVNANN, encoded by the coding sequence ATGAATCGGATTAAACTTGTTTTAGAAGAAAAAGGCATTAAGCAAACTTGGTTGGCTGAAAAACTTCAGAAAAGCTACAATATGGTAAACAGTTATGTGGCTAATAGAAGGCAGCCTAGTATTGAGGTTTTGTACCAAATAGCAGAGTTGCTGGATGTTAGTGTAAAAGATTTATTAACTGATAATCAAGATGTAAATGCAAATAATTAA
- a CDS encoding aspartyl protease family protein: MKTRLLGLVLLWSGLLTATAQDFSTYLKDVAHNELQGYEEGLTAFANADYPAAYRAWMNLSEQELEERPYLKELKALSVIYQRDPRLLQQVVAEQPDLLPPFYAFYAQQPQMELELEGSTSVALDKNLFQAVLNDRDTITIMLDTGGKGMGISYEWVEAYNMNRDTSLTRVGLLPAFQVEFDKHPALVPKVQIGSMTLTNIPASYTDPNSVRGEGEYEGPQFDAIMGLDVFVGFLKQVTFDWKEKQLRFAKKSTISEGQPFVFFSSKPFTSLAIDGQSYTTVLDTGSTTDILPKELYLNSYSEKESKTYGSYSFIEYTIPITLQGTALQELHIGDYVQDFNLVIGGESVPVLIGNKHQKMGFNLRENVVVIE, from the coding sequence ATGAAAACGAGATTACTAGGACTAGTGTTGCTATGGAGCGGGCTGCTGACGGCTACGGCTCAGGATTTTTCCACTTACTTAAAAGATGTGGCTCATAATGAGTTGCAGGGCTATGAAGAAGGATTGACCGCTTTCGCGAACGCGGACTACCCCGCCGCCTACCGGGCATGGATGAACCTCTCGGAGCAAGAGTTGGAAGAGCGGCCCTACCTGAAGGAGCTCAAGGCCTTGTCGGTGATCTACCAGCGGGATCCCCGGCTGTTGCAGCAGGTGGTGGCCGAGCAGCCCGATCTACTCCCACCCTTCTACGCCTTTTACGCCCAACAGCCCCAGATGGAGCTGGAGCTGGAGGGAAGCACCAGCGTGGCTTTGGACAAGAATCTGTTTCAGGCCGTGTTGAACGATCGCGATACCATCACCATCATGCTGGATACCGGCGGCAAGGGGATGGGGATCAGTTACGAATGGGTAGAAGCCTACAACATGAATCGGGACACCAGCCTGACCAGGGTGGGTTTGCTACCGGCTTTTCAGGTAGAGTTCGATAAACATCCGGCCCTGGTGCCCAAAGTGCAGATTGGGAGCATGACCCTGACCAACATCCCGGCCAGCTATACCGATCCCAATTCGGTGCGGGGCGAAGGGGAGTACGAGGGACCTCAGTTTGATGCCATCATGGGACTGGATGTTTTTGTGGGCTTTTTGAAGCAGGTCACCTTCGACTGGAAGGAGAAGCAACTGCGCTTTGCGAAGAAGAGCACGATTTCCGAAGGCCAACCCTTTGTGTTCTTTAGCAGTAAGCCCTTTACGTCTTTGGCGATCGATGGGCAGTCCTACACCACGGTGCTGGACACCGGTTCCACTACAGACATTCTGCCTAAGGAGCTCTATTTAAACAGCTACTCCGAAAAGGAAAGCAAGACCTACGGCAGCTATAGTTTTATCGAATACACCATACCCATCACCCTACAAGGCACCGCCCTGCAAGAACTGCATATTGGCGACTATGTGCAGGATTTTAATCTGGTGATTGGCGGGGAGTCGGTTCCGGTCTTGATCGGGAATAAGCATCAAAAGATGGGGTTTAATTTGAGGGAGAATGTGGTGGTTATTGAATAG
- a CDS encoding adenylate/guanylate cyclase domain-containing protein yields the protein MTLTPRIRNAIRHIVPFGLIWLFFSWVFLFVEAAATNRFEYAPAGSIRPNLEVLIFASLAVFGIGLLIGTLEHLLFYKLFAGRSLGLKLLLKFLTYLLLFTGVIVLVFPIAASIETGQPVLEQDIWDRLTEFMGNIVFLSTLLQMGVSLLASLFFSEFSKQLGRGVLMGLLSGKYHEPNEEQRIFMFVDMNASTQIAEQLGHSTYFLLLKQYYHDVSQAIINHEGEVYQYVGDEIVITWKMKTGLRNLNCLRCFFAMREELLKRESEYIEEFGVHPAFKAGLHCGVVTSGAIGVIKEDIVYTGDVLNATSRILSLCETLDSDFLISEAVYNQLTPGPELVFTSKGKTTLRGKQQTLELYAVNRQPVAALASTKV from the coding sequence TTGACGCTCACGCCTCGCATACGAAACGCCATTCGTCATATCGTGCCTTTTGGCCTGATCTGGCTCTTTTTTAGCTGGGTGTTCCTTTTTGTGGAGGCCGCAGCGACCAACCGCTTTGAGTACGCCCCTGCTGGGTCCATCCGTCCCAATCTGGAAGTCTTGATCTTCGCCAGTCTGGCCGTGTTTGGTATTGGACTCCTTATTGGTACGCTGGAACATCTGCTATTCTACAAGCTCTTTGCCGGACGCAGTCTGGGACTCAAACTGCTGCTTAAATTCCTTACTTATCTGCTACTGTTTACAGGGGTCATCGTACTGGTCTTTCCGATTGCCGCCAGCATAGAAACCGGTCAACCGGTGCTGGAACAGGACATTTGGGATCGCCTGACCGAGTTCATGGGGAATATCGTCTTTTTGAGTACGCTACTTCAAATGGGGGTCTCCCTTTTAGCTTCCCTCTTCTTTTCTGAATTCAGTAAACAATTGGGTCGGGGGGTGTTGATGGGCTTACTCTCCGGCAAGTACCACGAACCCAATGAAGAGCAACGCATCTTTATGTTTGTCGACATGAACGCCTCCACCCAGATCGCGGAACAGCTGGGGCATTCGACTTATTTCCTGTTGCTCAAGCAGTACTACCACGACGTGTCTCAAGCCATCATCAATCACGAAGGGGAGGTGTATCAGTACGTAGGCGATGAGATCGTGATCACCTGGAAAATGAAAACCGGATTGCGCAACCTGAACTGCCTGCGTTGCTTTTTTGCGATGCGGGAAGAATTGCTGAAGCGCGAAAGCGAATACATTGAAGAGTTTGGCGTGCATCCGGCCTTTAAAGCCGGGCTCCATTGCGGGGTAGTGACTTCGGGCGCGATTGGGGTGATCAAAGAAGACATCGTCTATACCGGAGATGTGCTTAATGCCACCTCCCGCATCCTAAGCCTTTGCGAAACTCTGGACAGCGATTTCCTGATCTCAGAAGCGGTGTACAATCAACTCACCCCCGGCCCGGAACTGGTCTTTACCTCCAAGGGCAAAACAACGCTTCGAGGCAAGCAACAAACGCTTGAACTGTATGCTGTAAATCGGCAACCCGTTGCTGCACTGGCGAGCACCAAAGTGTAG
- a CDS encoding alpha/beta hydrolase, whose translation MLNRFVFSFLLLLIFIVKAPAQGAMAEPTTPSASDSKTFLFVHGAWGGGWEYAKVDSLLSSQGHRVYHPTLTGLGERMHLMNDNINLDTHIQDVINVIQFEQLNNIILVGHSYGGMVVTGVADKLPERIAHLVYLDAFVPKDGESVRSINGEDVWNAMIVPKLEGQQVQYPFGPTAAEYPMDVPQPVQTLTQSLELKNPKRAKIPTAFILMEENGNAPFTDWGANRARAQEWPVYTMQGGHYAMRDQPEQLVAQLQQIVN comes from the coding sequence ATGCTCAACCGTTTTGTTTTTTCTTTCCTCTTGCTACTCATATTCATCGTAAAAGCACCTGCACAAGGAGCTATGGCAGAACCTACAACACCTTCGGCATCCGATTCTAAAACCTTTCTATTCGTTCATGGTGCCTGGGGAGGCGGATGGGAATACGCTAAGGTGGATTCCCTGCTAAGTTCTCAAGGCCATCGGGTCTATCATCCCACCCTCACCGGTTTGGGAGAACGTATGCATCTTATGAATGACAATATCAACTTGGACACCCACATTCAGGATGTGATTAACGTGATTCAATTTGAACAACTTAACAATATTATTCTGGTAGGACATAGCTACGGCGGGATGGTGGTGACTGGCGTAGCCGATAAATTGCCGGAACGCATCGCTCATTTGGTGTATTTGGATGCCTTCGTTCCCAAAGATGGCGAAAGCGTACGATCGATCAATGGCGAAGACGTCTGGAATGCCATGATCGTTCCTAAGCTGGAGGGGCAGCAGGTGCAGTATCCCTTCGGCCCTACAGCAGCTGAATACCCCATGGATGTGCCCCAGCCGGTACAGACGCTGACTCAATCCCTAGAACTGAAAAATCCAAAAAGAGCAAAAATTCCTACCGCATTCATCCTGATGGAAGAAAACGGAAATGCTCCCTTTACGGATTGGGGGGCGAATCGAGCCCGAGCTCAGGAGTGGCCGGTCTACACCATGCAAGGCGGGCATTACGCCATGCGCGACCAGCCGGAGCAATTGGTGGCGCAACTTCAGCAAATCGTGAATTAA
- a CDS encoding carbon-nitrogen hydrolase family protein codes for MKIALAQIASIPGGLEKNSQKHLAYIQHALKQKADLILFPELSITGYHPSRSKEWALSLDDALWEPFKKLAKGEPGSAHQQTCTIGLGVPLQEAGKPAIAHLFFHPDKRCSVYRKQLLHQDEQPYFQAGTQPLLFPLKDHQIAPAICYEALQPQHAQEAVRLGADVYVVAVAKDQSGMVQAQEYFPKLARKHRIFIALVNSVGANEGFTSAGGSAVWTPDGNRQAPLSQTEEGLLIYHFNKRTVHES; via the coding sequence ATGAAAATCGCCCTGGCTCAAATCGCTTCCATCCCCGGTGGCCTGGAAAAGAACTCTCAAAAGCATCTGGCGTACATTCAGCACGCTTTGAAGCAAAAAGCCGATCTCATTCTGTTCCCGGAATTGTCGATCACGGGCTACCATCCTTCTCGATCCAAGGAGTGGGCTCTGAGCCTGGACGATGCGTTGTGGGAACCCTTCAAAAAGCTGGCTAAGGGGGAGCCAGGGAGCGCACACCAACAAACCTGTACGATCGGGCTGGGGGTCCCACTACAGGAAGCAGGCAAACCCGCTATCGCCCATCTATTTTTTCATCCCGATAAACGATGTTCGGTCTACCGCAAGCAACTCCTGCATCAAGACGAGCAACCCTATTTCCAGGCGGGTACCCAGCCATTGCTGTTCCCGTTAAAGGATCATCAGATCGCACCGGCCATTTGCTATGAAGCCCTACAACCGCAACATGCGCAGGAGGCGGTCCGTCTAGGGGCTGATGTGTATGTGGTCGCTGTCGCGAAAGATCAGTCCGGCATGGTTCAGGCGCAGGAGTACTTCCCTAAACTGGCCCGAAAGCACAGGATTTTTATCGCCCTGGTCAATAGCGTGGGGGCTAATGAAGGTTTTACGAGCGCCGGAGGATCTGCAGTTTGGACGCCGGATGGAAATCGGCAGGCTCCCCTTTCCCAAACTGAGGAAGGCCTGCTTATCTATCATTTTAATAAAAGAACGGTGCATGAAAGTTAG
- a CDS encoding MBL fold metallo-hydrolase, whose amino-acid sequence MKVSLLIPCLLLLLSCQQQPSLPEQESKKTNPTETSSTALVLLGTLQDAGSPHIGCDRSCCAKLFDTPDPNRQVIALGLQDGANEKKYLFEASPDISRQLKTLKQFGQPSDSEMPDGIFLTHAHIGHYSGLMYLGKEARDAKEVPVYAMPRMRKFLTNNGPWSQLVSRRNIVLASLEHETPVVLNPDPRSKLTVTPFLVPHRDEYSETVGYRIQGPNKSALFIPDIDKWEFWEQDINRVLETVDYAFLDATFYSGKELNNRDMAEIPHPFILESVARLDTLSLPTGRQARKAKQKIIFIHFNHTNPVLDPESPEAKHVRELGFQLGRIGQVFEL is encoded by the coding sequence ATGAAAGTTAGTCTACTGATCCCTTGTTTACTGCTACTCTTAAGCTGCCAGCAGCAGCCTAGCCTGCCGGAGCAGGAATCCAAAAAGACCAATCCCACGGAAACCTCATCTACAGCCCTGGTGCTTTTAGGCACCCTTCAGGATGCCGGCTCGCCCCACATCGGCTGCGACCGATCCTGTTGCGCCAAGCTTTTCGACACTCCCGATCCCAACCGTCAAGTGATTGCCTTAGGCCTCCAGGACGGTGCTAATGAAAAAAAATACCTCTTTGAAGCGAGTCCGGATATCAGTCGCCAACTCAAAACCTTAAAACAGTTTGGACAACCCTCGGATTCGGAAATGCCGGACGGGATCTTTCTTACCCATGCCCATATTGGGCATTACAGCGGACTCATGTATCTGGGAAAAGAGGCCCGCGATGCCAAAGAGGTTCCGGTCTATGCCATGCCTCGCATGCGGAAGTTCCTGACCAATAACGGTCCGTGGAGCCAATTGGTCAGTCGGCGAAACATCGTGCTAGCATCTCTTGAGCATGAAACGCCCGTAGTTTTAAATCCCGATCCACGGTCGAAGCTCACCGTCACCCCTTTTTTAGTCCCTCACCGGGATGAATATTCAGAAACCGTGGGCTATCGTATTCAGGGACCGAATAAATCGGCGCTTTTTATTCCCGACATCGACAAATGGGAGTTCTGGGAGCAAGACATCAACCGGGTGCTGGAAACCGTAGATTACGCCTTTCTAGACGCCACCTTTTACAGCGGGAAAGAGCTCAACAACCGGGATATGGCCGAGATTCCCCATCCCTTTATTTTGGAAAGTGTAGCGCGCTTGGATACGCTTTCCTTACCTACCGGCAGGCAGGCGCGAAAAGCGAAACAAAAGATCATCTTTATCCACTTTAACCACACCAATCCGGTACTCGATCCGGAGAGTCCGGAGGCCAAGCACGTTCGCGAACTCGGTTTCCAACTGGGGCGTATCGGCCAGGTGTTTGAGTTGTAA
- a CDS encoding DUF1304 domain-containing protein yields MALLINILIGFIALFHLYICWMEMFAWETRGRKVFHNFPKELFTPTKAMAANQGLYNAFLSAGLIWTFFIYDLEWSRHIAVFFLGCVAVAGIYGSMTVTKKIFFVQALPALITLILIVLA; encoded by the coding sequence ATGGCACTACTCATCAATATCCTGATCGGATTCATCGCTCTTTTCCATCTGTACATCTGCTGGATGGAGATGTTCGCCTGGGAGACCCGTGGGCGGAAAGTATTTCACAATTTTCCTAAGGAATTGTTTACGCCCACCAAAGCCATGGCTGCCAATCAAGGATTGTACAACGCATTTCTAAGTGCCGGCCTGATCTGGACTTTTTTTATCTATGATCTCGAATGGAGCCGGCACATTGCGGTCTTCTTTTTGGGCTGTGTTGCCGTTGCCGGCATCTACGGCAGCATGACGGTCACTAAAAAGATCTTTTTCGTGCAGGCACTACCCGCCTTGATCACCCTGATCCTGATCGTTCTGGCATAG
- a CDS encoding DUF6122 family protein, which yields MLNTLFHYSLHLLVPAGIAWVFFRSDWLRVYLLFLATMLVDLDHLFATPLFDPQRCSIGFHPLHTEYAMIGYVVLLFFKRPWRVLGIGLLFHMLTDYLDCLKLFGA from the coding sequence ATGCTTAATACGCTGTTCCATTATTCCCTCCACCTGCTCGTCCCCGCCGGTATCGCCTGGGTCTTTTTTAGGTCCGATTGGCTTCGGGTGTATCTGCTATTTCTAGCCACCATGCTGGTCGATCTGGACCATCTGTTCGCCACGCCCTTATTCGATCCACAGCGCTGCAGTATTGGTTTTCATCCATTGCATACGGAATATGCTATGATCGGCTATGTGGTGCTGCTCTTTTTTAAAAGACCCTGGCGAGTGCTCGGTATCGGACTTCTATTTCATATGCTCACCGATTATCTGGACTGCCTGAAGCTGTTCGGGGCCTAG
- a CDS encoding VOC family protein, with amino-acid sequence MKLGAFSISLTVKDLQKSKEFYQKLGFEVFAGEEERKYLILKNGNALIGIFEGMFEQNILTFNPGWDESAQAVDPFDDVRVIQQSLKQQGLKLEREADPTTEGPASIVLIDPDGNPVLIDQHR; translated from the coding sequence ATGAAACTCGGTGCCTTTTCCATCAGTCTGACCGTCAAAGACCTTCAGAAATCCAAAGAATTTTATCAAAAACTCGGCTTTGAAGTATTTGCCGGAGAGGAAGAACGCAAATACCTCATCCTAAAAAACGGCAATGCCCTGATCGGTATTTTTGAAGGGATGTTCGAGCAGAACATCCTGACCTTCAATCCCGGTTGGGATGAAAGTGCACAAGCGGTTGATCCCTTTGATGATGTGCGTGTGATCCAACAATCGCTAAAACAGCAGGGCTTGAAATTGGAGCGTGAAGCCGATCCCACTACCGAAGGCCCTGCCAGTATTGTATTAATCGATCCGGATGGAAATCCGGTGCTCATCGACCAACACCGTTAG
- a CDS encoding YciI-like protein, translating into MPYYLLTYELAPNYLEDRGQYRAEHLGLAKDYRDQGLLVLGGALANPADKAVLVFQCEGREQVEAFAKSDPYVNNGLVISWTVQEWTVVIGSAFS; encoded by the coding sequence ATGCCCTATTATCTATTGACTTATGAGCTGGCGCCCAATTATTTGGAAGACCGCGGCCAGTATCGCGCCGAACACCTGGGCCTCGCAAAAGATTATCGCGATCAGGGATTACTCGTACTAGGCGGCGCCCTGGCCAATCCCGCCGACAAGGCCGTGCTGGTGTTTCAATGTGAAGGTAGAGAGCAGGTGGAAGCTTTCGCGAAAAGCGATCCCTACGTGAACAATGGCTTGGTCATCTCCTGGACCGTCCAGGAGTGGACCGTGGTGATTGGGTCTGCATTTTCGTAA
- a CDS encoding SDR family oxidoreductase produces the protein MEKVLIAGATGTTGTHIINILKNEADYTPIAMIRKPEQREQFENKGISTVMADLTKEVSHATKGIDKVIFAAGSKGQALEEVDKKGAMKLVDAAKKDRIKKFVMLSSLGADAPQEAEELQEYLQAKRDADEYLDISGLDYTIVRPGSLNNDSPTGKIRANEKLDNRQGEIPRGDVARVLVRSLQDHIAKRQVFEILNGEQHIDEALHEITLETA, from the coding sequence ATGGAAAAAGTATTAATAGCCGGTGCAACAGGCACCACAGGAACACATATAATCAACATATTAAAGAATGAAGCGGACTACACTCCGATAGCCATGATCCGCAAACCGGAGCAACGAGAACAATTTGAGAATAAAGGGATTAGTACCGTAATGGCCGATTTAACGAAAGAGGTCAGTCATGCTACTAAAGGAATCGATAAAGTCATTTTTGCAGCAGGCTCCAAGGGACAAGCCCTGGAGGAGGTCGATAAAAAAGGCGCCATGAAACTAGTCGATGCCGCTAAGAAAGACCGGATCAAAAAATTTGTGATGCTCAGTAGTCTAGGTGCTGATGCTCCTCAAGAAGCTGAAGAGCTGCAGGAGTATTTGCAAGCTAAACGCGACGCCGATGAGTACTTAGACATCAGCGGATTGGACTATACGATAGTACGTCCGGGAAGTTTGAATAATGATTCGCCCACCGGCAAGATCAGAGCGAACGAAAAATTAGATAATCGCCAGGGCGAAATCCCAAGAGGCGATGTGGCTCGTGTATTGGTGCGAAGTTTACAGGATCATATTGCCAAGCGTCAAGTGTTTGAAATCCTGAATGGAGAACAGCATATTGATGAGGCTTTACATGAGATTACGCTGGAAACCGCCTAA